The window AATTTTGGAATTGGAAACCGAATAAAATTAAATATTTCATTGTTCTTTTTCAAAGATTTCATCAATTTGACGATAAAGTTCTTTTGTGGAGTCATTATTGATGATTTGATAATCAATAACATCTTTATAAGTTTCGTAATCATCTTGTTGTTGACTAATCTTCATAATTTCTTCAACAGTGAGGTTATCGCGTTCAATAATTCGTTTAACACGGGTTTCTCAATCGCTATTAACAAAAATAATTTTATTAACGAGTTTGTTTCATTTGGCTTGTAAGATGACTGCGGCTTCAACAATAATTAGGGTTTTATCATTATGATTTTTAATTTGTTGTTGAAGACTTTTTTTTAGTAATGGTCACATAATGTTATTAAGTTTTAGGCGTTCTTTGGGGTCATTAAAAATGATTGTTCGGAGTTTTTTAGTGTCTAATTCATTATCAGTAAACGCAACACTTCCAAAGCGTTTTTTGATGGTTTTTATTACTTTGGGAAGGGTTCTTATTTCTTGACTTAGAATGTCCATATCAATACAATAAGCACCTTTTTTTTGTAAGTAGTTACTAACAATACTTTTTCCACTACCGATTTTTCCTGTGATGGCAATAATTAGCATTTTGTTCTCCTTAGTTTAATTTTTAACTTTACAATTTACATTATAATTGATTTTATGGAAATATAATAGTACTTTATTTTAATTTTGTTTTAATTTTGTCGAAAACTCTTGATATTTATTAGACTTCTTGCAAAATTAATATGATAATTATAATTTTTAAATTTAAAATAAATATAAAAGTGTTATTAAAATAATTTTTAGATTATTTTTACAAATATTTTGTCATTAAAACATAATAAAAATTATTATTTACAATAAAAAAAGACTGAAATTTTAAATTATCAAATATATTTAAACTAATAGTTGTAAATTATAAATTGAAGCTATTAAATTAAATCTTAAAGCAAATCTTTTTCTACGATTTCGATATTTTTCACTAATAATTTTAAATTTTTTAAGTATAGCAAAAACATTTTCAATAACAATTCTCATTTTTGAAATTCGCTCATTATTTTGCTTTTCTTCTTTATTTAAAGGGTTTTTCTTTGATTTTCTTTTAGGAATTAAAACATTATGATTAATTTTTTGTATGCCTTGATAACCTAAATCCACTAAAACAGTTGTTTCTGGTAAAAATTTAATTTTTGAATCTTTTAAAATTTTAAAGTCATGGTTTTTACCATAAGAAAAATCAGAACTAATAATTTTTTTACTATCTTTTTCAATTATAACTTGTGTTTTTATTGTGTGTTTTTTCTTTTTTCCTGAGTAGTGCTGTTTTTGTCTTTTTTTGGGCGTTGGATTTGGCTTTCAGTTACATCAATTATAACAGTCTTATCTTTGAAATAATCTTTTAATAGTGATTTTTGACCAGTAAGTTGTTGAAAATTAGGGTGTTTTATTAAAGTGTCTTCAATTCATTTGATATTTCTATAACAACTACTTTCACTAATATCATAACTTTTTGCAATATGAAAATAAGTTCTATATTCTCTTCAATATTCTAAAGTCATTAAAATACGATTTTCTAATGATAATTTATTGGTTCTTCCGCGACGAAATCTCTTTTTTAATTCTTCTATTTTTAAAATTTCTAGCATTTTATTAAAAGTAGTATGTTTAATACCAGTTAATCTTAAAAAATTTTTATCACTTATTTGATTATTTTTTTTAAATTTCATTTAAATTCCACCTTTTTATTAAAAACAACAATTCAATTATATTTTAAATTAATTTTGCAAGAAGTCTATTGAATATACTTAATTTTAGGTATATTTTTAATATGATAGAGGTGGATAATAATTATGGAAAAAATAATTCAAGAACTAGTAAATACTTTAACAGATGATCAATTTTTAGAATTTTATGAAAAAGTCAAACAACAAGCAGAATTAATAAAAAAACAAAAACAGTTAAATGAAATTGATCAAAAATTTAGAGCGCAAGGTATTAAATGTCCTAAATGTGAATCTTACCATTGCGTTAAAAATGGACATAATTCAGAAGGAAAACAAAAATATTTATGTAAAAATTGCCGTGCAAGTTTTGACGCTTTTCGTAATCATTTTATTTATTGAAGTCATTTAAATTATGAACAATGAAATTTATTGATTCAAATTTCATTGCTGGGGCAATCTAGTAAAACAATTTCTCGTTTTATTAAAACTACATTAAAAACTGCTTGATATAATCGTCAAAAATTAATGAAATCAAAACAATTAGAAAATACCCAATTAAAATTTAAAAAATTATCTGGTAAAATCCAAATCGATGAAACATTTATTAAAGAAATCCATAAAGGAAATTTCAAATATAAAACTGATCCACGAAGAATTCACCTTGACCCATTCGCAACTAATACTAAATGCTGTATTCAAATGGCAATTAATAATAATAACAATATTTATGTTAAATCCACAAACACCAAACGTTTACAAAAACAATGAGTTATTGAAAATATGAACAAAGAATTAATTAACGAAAATTCAATTATTACTTCTGATATGCAAAAATTATATTTTTTAGTAGCAAAACAAACAAATTCTACTTTATGTGTAACTAAAACAACAATTAATCCTGAAGCTAGTTATCGTAACTTAAATAATAAAATCAGTAAATTACAATCTAGTCTTAAAGAAGCCTTAATTCATTATCATGGTTTAGGTTTTACTAATATTCAAAATTATTTAAATCTCTGAAAATGAAAATACCAACATAAGGGCTTAACTCCAAACCAACAAACAGCGGTATTATATTTTAATGTATAAAAAAGTTAAAGTAAAAATAGTAATTTTACATAAAAGCCTTTTAAAATTATCAAGTTGATGATTTTTTTTATTTTATCAAGAGTTTTCGACAAAATTAAAATAAAATTGGGACTGTACAATTAACTGTGTCTCTAAGTAATTAACTTAAATTCACTCTGTCCTCAGATTTTATCATTAAATGTGAAATTGCACTACCCCAATTTTGAATTGGCATCGTTCATTTCTTAACCATATTTTGAAATGCTAAATAAAATATTTTAAAAACTGATGCGTCATTAGGAAAAATCTTTTTATTCTTAATAACTTTTCTTAGTTGACTATTAACAGATTCAATCGCATTAGTTGTGTAAATAATCCTTCTAAATTCTTGAGGATATTCAAGAAAAATTATTAAATTATTTCAGTTATTTTTTAATTTTGTCGAAAACTCTTGATAAAATAAAAAAAATCATCAACTTGATAATTTTAAAAGGCTTTTATGTAAAATTACTATTTTTACTTTAACTTTTTTATACATTAAAATATAATACCGCTGTTTGTTGGTTTGGAGTTAAACCCTTATGTTGGTATTTTCATTTTCAGAGATTTAAATAATTTTGAATATTAGTAAAACCTAAACCATGATAATGAATTAAGGCTTCTTTAAGACTAGATTGTAATTTACTGATTTTATTTAAGTTACGATAACTAGCTTCAGGATTAATTGTTGTTTTAGTTACACATAAAGTAGAATTTGTTTGTTTTGCTACTAAAAAATATAATTTTTGCATATCAGAAGTAATAATTGAATTTTCGTTAATTAATTCTTTGTTCATATTTTCAATAACTCATTGTTTTTGTAAACGTTTGGTGTTTGTGGATTTAACATAAATATTGTTATTATTATCAATTGCCATTTGAATACAGCATTTAGTATTAGTTGCGAATGGGTCAAGGTGAATTCTTCGTGGATCAGTTTTATATTTGAAATTTCCTTTATGGATTTCTTTAATAAATGTTTCATCGATTTGGATTTTACCAGATAATTTTTTAAATTTTAATTGGGTATTTTCTAATTGTTTTGATTTCATTAATTTTTGACGATTATATCAAGCAGTTTTTAATGTAGTTTTAATAAAACGAGAAATTGTTTTACTAGATTGCCCCAGCAATGAAATTTGAATCAATAAATTTCATTGTTCATAATTTAAATGACTTCAATAAATAAAATGATTACGAAAAGCGTCAAAACTTGCACGGCAATTTTTACATAAATATTTTTGTTTTCCTTCTGAATTATGTCCATTTTTAACGCAATGGTAAGATTCACATTTAGGGCATTTAATACCTTGCGCTCTAAATTTTTGATCAATTTCATTTAACCGTTTTTGTTTTTTTATTAATTCTGCTTGTTGTTTGACTTTTTCATAAAATTCTAAAAATTGATCATCTGTTAAAGTATTTACTAGTTCTTGAATTATTTTTTCCATAATTATTATCCCCCTCTATCATATTAAAAATATACCTAAAATTAAGTATATTCAATAAATATCAAGAGTTTTCGACAAAATTAAAAAAATAATTTAATAATTTTTCTTGAATATCCTCAAGAATTTAGAAGGATTATTTACACAACTAATGCGATTGAATCTGTTAATAGTCAACTAAGAAAAGTCATTAAGAATAAAAAGATTTTTCCTAATGACGCATCAGTTTTTAAAATATTTTATTTAGCATTTCAAAATATGGTTAAGAAATGAACGATGCCAATTCAAAATTGGGGTAGTGCAATTTCACATTTAATGATAAAATTTGAGGACAGAGTGAATTTAAGTTAATTACTTAAAGACACAGTTAATTGTACAGTCCCCTTTCCCTTTAAAAAATTATATTATATCTTTTTAATGCTCAATAGCAACTTTAATCGCTGGCCCCATAGTAGTGCTAAGACTAATATTTTTTACATAAGCACCTTTAACTGCTGCGGGACGAACTTTTCTAAGCGTTTCATAAATCGCTTGATAATTTTCCTTTAACTGCTCTTCACTAAAAGAAACCTTACCAATAATTACATGAACATTACCTTGTTTATCAACACGATATTCAATCTTACCCTTACGAATTTCTGCAATTGCTTTTTGCACATCAGTAGTTACCGTTCCTGTTTTTGGATTTGGCATTAAACCCTTAGGTCCTAATATTTTACCAATCTTTCCTAATTCAGCCATAATATCTGGTGTTGCAATAATAACCTCAAAATCAAATCAATTTTCTTTTTGAATTTTTTCAATTAAATCCTTACCACCAACAAAATCAGCTTTATTATCAATCGCCACTTGATTCATAGTATTAGTTAATACTAAAATTCTTTGTTTTTTACCAGTTCCTGCCGGTAACACTAGCGCTCCACGAAGTTGTTGATCAGCATGTCTTGGATCAACATTTAAAAGAAAAACTAATTCAACCGTAGCATCAAATTTTGTTATGGAAGTTTTTTTAACTAAGGAAACAGCTTCATCAATTGAATATATTTTAGTTTTATCAAATATTTGGGATACCTTTTGATAATTTTTAGAATAACGACTCTTTTTAACAATTACCATAACTATTTTTGTTCCTCTTTTGATAGCTTTTCAACAACAATTCCCATATTTCTTGCTGTTCCTTCAATAATTTTCATTGCCTTTTCAATATCATTAGCATTTAAATCAACCATTTTATATTCAGCAATTTCTCTAATTTTATCTTCAGTAATCGTTGCTGCTTTTTCTTTTTTACTACTACTTGAACCTTTTTCAATATTAGCTGCTCTTTTTAATAAAATAGCTGCTGGCGTGGTTTTTAAAACAAAATCAAATGACTTATCATCATAAGCAGTAATAACAACAGGGACAACATCACCCATTCTTGTTTTTGTTGCATCATTAAAAGCAATACAAAATTGGGGCATATTAATCCCTAATGAAGCCAATTCCGGACCTGGCTTAGCTTGTGCCGCATTAAACTGTAATTTAGCAATTCTTTTAATTTTTTTAGCCACGAGCAACACCTCCCCTTATACATAATTGTTCTCGCTGTGGTCAACGATATCTCTCCCACATTAACCTATTTTTTCAGGCTTATATATAATAACATTATTACTGTCACAATTCAACATAACTACTATTAGAGGGTCGCGTTTAGTTTTCTTAGGTATTGCTTTGAAGAAGTACAACAATCAGCTAATTATATTATTTAATTACTAAACTAACCCTACCTTTCTTGTTATTGTCATTTTTATTCATTACCATTTTATCATATTATTGAATTTTTACACAATAAAAAATTTTTAATTTTGTCGAAAACTCTTGATAAAATAAAAAAAATCATCAACTTGATAATTTTAAAAGGCTTTTATGTAAAATTACTATTTTTACTTTAACTTTTTTTATACATTAAAATATAATACCGCTGTTTGTTGGTTTGGAGTTAAACCCTTATGTTGGTATTTTCATTTTCAGAGATTTAAATAATTTTGAATATTAGTAAAACCTAAACCATGATAATGAATTAAGGCTTCTTTAAGACTAGATTGTAATTTACTGATTTTATTTAAGTTACGATAACTAGCTTCAGGATTAATTGTTGTTTTAGTTACACATAAAGTAGAATTTGTTTGTTTTGCTACTAAAAAATATAATTTTTGCATATCGGAAGTAATAATTGAATTTTCGTTAATTAATTCTTTGTTCATATTTTCAATAACTCATTGTTTTTGTAAACGTTTGGTGTTTGTGGATTTAACATAAATATTGTTATTATTATCAATTGCCATTTGAATACAGCATTTAGTATTAGTTGCGAATGGGTCAAGGTGAATTCTTCGTGGATCAGTTTTATATTTGAAATTTCCTTTATGGATTTCTTTAATAAATGTTTCATCGATTTGGATTTTACCAGATAATTTTTTAAATTTTAATTGGGTATTTTCTAATTGTTTTGATTTCATTAATTTTTGACGATTATATCAAGCAGTTTTTAATGTAGTTTTAATAAAACGAGAAATTGTTTTACTAGATTGCCCCAGCAATGAAATTTGAATCAATAAATTTCATTGTTCATAATTTAAATGACTTCAATAAATAAAATGATTACGAAAAGCGTCAAAACTTGCACGGCAATTTTTACATAAATATTTTTGTTTTCCTTCTGAATTATGTCCATTTTTAACGCAATGGTAAGATTCACATTTAGGGCATTTAATACCTTGCGCTCTAAATTTTTGATCAATTTCATTTAAACGTTTTTGTTTTTTTATTAATTCTGCTTGTTGTTTGACTTTTTCATAAAATTCTAAAAATTGATCATCTGTTAAAGTATTTACTAGTTCTTGAATTATTTTTTCCATAATTATTATCCACCTCTATCATATTAAAATATACCTAAAATTAAGTATATTCAATAAATATCAAGAGTTTTCGACAAAATTAAAATAAAAAATTATTAATTTTATTAAATTTTAACTAATATTTTTACTTACTTAAATGTAATATATTTATTTGTATATACAATGTTGCCTTTGCTGATTCAACTATCATCATTTTTGTTATTATATTTATTTCATAATGAATTTTTATATATTTCTTTTCTGATTTCTATTTCTGAATTAATATTTTCATTAATGTAATGTAATACATTTAATTTGTTTAAATTTGCCATTCTTAAATGTAATAAGTTATTTAAATTCTTATGATTATATATTTTTGCCCCATATCCTAATTGTTGTTTTACTAAATGAGATACATCACTTTCAATGCTACAACCGATATTTCATTCTAAATTTTGATGATGAATACCATGCTTATTATTACTGAAATAATTACTCGCTTTTCTTAAATTTGTTTTAATATCTTTATTTAATTCATTTTTAGCAACATTACGAATGTTTTTAATTAGTTCTTGATGTTGTTTTCCATCCTTATATAATTTAATTCAACTATTTAGTGTTACTTTACGATTTTCAAAAATAATATTAAATGCCGTTTGTTTTAATTTTTTAATAGCATGATAACCATCCAAAATATATCTAACATTACCAAAACTATTGGCAATTTCTCTAATTCAAGTATCACCATCACCGCAAACAATTATTTTGTCATAATTAATATTTACATAATAGACTTCTTGCAAAATTAATTTAAAATATAATTGAATTGTTGTTTTTAATAAAAAGGTGGAATTTAAATGAAATTTAAAAAAAATAATCAAATAAGTGATAAAAATTTTTTAAGATTAACTGGTATTAAACATACTACTTTTAATAAAATGCTAGAAATTTTAAAAATAGAAGAATTAAAAAAGAGATTTCGTCGCGGAAGAACCAATAAATTATCATTAGAAAATCGTATTTTAATGACTTTAGAATATTGAAGAGAATATAGAACTTATTTTCATATTGCAAAAAGTTATGATATTAGTGAAAGTAGTTGTTATAGAAATATCAAATGAATTGAAGACACTTTAATTAAAACACCCTAATTTTCAACAACTTACTGGTCAAAAATCACTATTAAAAGATTATTTCAAAGATAAGACTGTTATAATTGATGTAACTGAAAGCCAAATCCAACGCCCAAAAAAAGACAAAAACAGCACTACTCAGGAAAAAAGAAAAAACACACAATAAAAACACAAGTTATAATTGAAAAAGATAGTAAAAAAATTATTAGTTCTGATTTTTCTTATGGTAAAAACCATGACTTTAAAATTTTAAAAGATTCAAAAATTAAATTTTTACCAGAAACAACTGTTTTAGTGGATTTAGGTTATCAAGGCATACAAAAAATTAATCATAATGTTTTAATTCCTAAAAGAAAATCAAAGAAAAACCCTTTAAATAAAGAAGAAAAGCAAAATAATGAGCGAATTTCAAAAATGAGAATTGTTATTGAAAATGTTTTTGCTATACTTAAAAAATTTAAAATTATTAGTGAAAAATATCGAAATCGTAGAAAAAGATTTGCTTTAAGATTTAATTTAATAGCTTCAATTTATAATTTACAACTATTAGTTTAAATATATTTGATAATTTAAAATTTCAGTCTTTTTTTATTGTAAATAATAATTTTTATTATGTTTTAATGACAAAATATTTGTAAAAATAATCTAAAAATTATTTTAATAACACTTTTATATTTATTTTAAATTTAAAAATTATAATTATCATATTAATTTTGCAAGAAGTCTAATAATTTCAAATCATTAATTTCCAATTTTAAAAATGGAATGAAAAAGATAATAACCATAAAAATGTAAGGTAAAATTCTTCATCAATATTTTTTTAAAGAATTAATGAGTTTGTTTGATTTCATTTTTCAAGACTCTTTTTGCTCTAATTTTCTGAACAATAAAGCGGATTAATTTTTCAAATTTAATTGCAAAATATATTGCTCCGCCTCATCAAAAAACAAATATTCCTGCCAGCATAATACCACTATTAAACTTGCCAAAGAAATCAACCATCTGTTTATTCATAAAATCATTAAATTCGTTACTTGTTCCGGTTATTCATTTAGCATCGATTACTGTTAATGCGCAAATTAATAAGCTTATAAAGATGAAAATGATACTCAATACTATTTTTAACCACTGCTTTTTAAAAGAATTTTTAATTCTTAATTTTAATGGCATTTTTTTTGAATTATCTTTTTTAAATAATTTTACTAAAAATTTTTTCATTTTAATTCTCCTTTCATATTTTTTATCGTCCTTTAATCACAATAAATAAGGCAATAAGTACACAAGTGACGCCAAGAATGGTAAAAATTGGGTGTTGTGAAAATGTTCGTGCCATTGGTTTAAATAGTTCTAAAATTGTTAAATTGCTAGTAATAAACTTTTGGAAATTGGCAAGGCCTTCGCTAATATAGTTCGTTAAAGTTTCAAAATGACTACCGGCTAATAACCCAAGAACAGTTATTAAGATAAAAATAATAATTAGTTTAAACATTTTTAGTTACCTTGTTTTGCTTTTATTGGTTTTATTTGTTTTTTAGCTTTTCCTCACGCACTTAACCGCCCTTTATTTTTAACAGCATATTGGCGTTGTTTTTCTAAATTAACTTGTTGACTACCAAATCCAAGAATAATTGCCATAAGAAATTCTACAGCAAGCGTTAAGAACAAAGGAAATATTAGTTGAATTTTTGTTCCCGGTACTTCAAGACTTCAAATTAAATCAAAAACTTTATAAAGCATTCGGGCGAGAAAGTCAGCCATTTTTGCGAGATTTTCCATTTTTTTATATTATTCCTTTTCTTTCATTTTTCTTAAAAATTTGCTAAATTTATCCATTTTCAAGTATTCTAAGTCTTCTAAATCAATTGCTGTGTCAGTATAGTATTTGTCTTCATAGTCAGGATTTACTTTTGAATTTAAGTAATCTCTTAAAAATGCTAGGTAAAAAGAATTGTAAGTGTTAAGTATTGGTAGAGGAATTTTTAGTTTAAAAAAATAAATATCAAGTTCAGGAATATCACGATATTTAATACGGCGACCTTTTTTGCTATTTTTCGCATCAATTAAGGTGTTTCGTCAGCGTTCATATTCTTCAATGCTAGTAAAGGTGCCATAGATGACTTTTAAGTAGGGGCGAAAAATATTAACGGGTTTTTTGCGAATTCCCACAATCACATTATTGGCAATATCACGAACTTTAACTCAAATATGTTTATCTCTTTGACCGCTAGCCAGCACAATATGACCGAAATGGCGTGCCAGAGCGAAATATTCTTGGATACCCGTTTCTTCGTTTTTGGTATTATTTTTTTCTCAATCAGTTCCTTCTAAAAATAAGTTGGTTTCATCTCACAACAGTAAGGTTTTGTCTGGCAATACCGGATAATCAAAGTCTAATAATCCCATATGACCTAAACTTAATTTTTGGGTTTCTAGTAATGGAAAGGTTGATGCAATGTGATATTTCTTCTTTTTTAGTAATTTTGATGCGTATACTAGAAAAGCAGTTTTTCCAGTTCCCAATGAACCAATCACAATATTTAATGGTGAATTTTTTAAGAAATTAATAACTTTGTTAATTTGTGTTAAATTACCGATTTTAAAAAGGAAAATTAAAATACAACCCGCTAAAAATAAATAGCTTACAATGTTTTTAAAATAACCGTTGTAAATATATCAAATTGCTCCCCAATGTCATAAAATTAAAAATGAGGTGCGATTTAATTCAATAAAATGGTTATTTTTTTCTATTATTCATTTGCAAAATTTCATCTTGCACCTCACTTTATTTTTTTATTAGCGTACTGCTCCAAGTAGTTCTTCAAACATTTTAAAGCAAATAAAGAATATTGCCAAAATAAATGGAAAAATGAAGATTCAGTAGTCAGCAAAGAAGTTACCGACTTGTGGCATATTAACAGCAATAATTTCTCACATTTTAGTAAACGCCGTTATAATTGCATTTCATAATTTAGTCATCGCGTCACTAGCTGTTATTTTTTCTACTGTTGCAGGTGCATCGGCCAAGAAAGTTCCAATCATATAATCACCCCCTTTCTTTTTAAAACATTCATCATTTATATTCAAAGTTTTTCTTAAATTTGTTAAAACCACGATTAACCTTAACGCGATTATATTTTTTTCTAATTAATTTTGAATTTCTTTGGGAATGCATCACAATGTAACTTCTTGACATTAATTTTTTCCCTATCTAAATACTGATATGGTTTTTCAAAGTAGCATTAGAATAAATCACACCATAATCGCTGTTAAGAATCAAAAAGCAATGTTTGCTATTAAAAGTCAAAGTGTTTCTTGTGAGTTAAATCAATTTCTTTGCCACCACTAATATGAGCCGGAATAGTTGTAATTTGAATAAATAAATCTCAGAAAGTTTGTTTGATTTGTTCTCAATTAAATTCTTTTAAATTTATCGTCATTTTTTATCTCCCAAAAATCATTTTTATTGGTAAATACATAATTGAAATTAATGCGAAAAGAAAAGTAATGATAATAATTAATCCGGCAATAAATGCAACTTGTGCAGGCATTTTTTCTATCGGAATAAACAGTTCTAAGAATTCCATGATAATTTTTCAAAACATTATTTTTTATCCGCGTTATTTTCTTTTGAATTAGGAGCTTTAACTCATTCCTCAAAGCGAGCAATAAATACTTTTTCGTCTTTCGTGAAATTACCAGTATTATTTTTAATGGCATTTTTATATTTAATTCTAATTTTTATTTTGGCATAAATTTTATAAGCAAAATATGCCAATAGCATGATGCTGATAATAATAAATATTAGTCCAATCGCAATATTCATTTTTAAACTCCTTTAAAATAGTTATAATTTATATCTTTTTTGTTGTTTTCTTTTTCGGCAATGAAAAAACCTAATAATTCTTGTCCTTTAATTAATTTGGTTTCATTTTCTTTTTGGTTAATTGAAATTACTTGATATTTACTATCCTTGATTATTCCGACACAAATCGAATTTTCATATTTTCCTTTATAAACAAATCGCTTTGGAAACCAAATACCGATTTGTTTATTAAATCACGGAATTTTTGGTGCTTTAATAAGCATTGCGTTTTGTGTTTCTTTTAAAAGATATTTCTTAGTATTTAAGAAAATGTTTTCAATGTTTTTCATAATAAATTACCTTTCTTATAGATAAACTAAGTTATATTAACTAAGTTAATTAACTTAGTTTTTTAAACACTTATATATCGCAGATTTAAGTGTTTAACAAGCTTTGTTATTAAATTTTGTTTTTTTATTATTAGATAAAGATTTTAATAATTTTAAACTTAGCATACCCCTATATAGAAATTTCTACACTTTAATGTCCGCATCCTACCCTTGGAACTAATTTAATAGCGTGTATATTTTTAGGAAATCCACCCATTCATTTTTTTATTGCAAAATGAAACAAATTGCTATAGCTAATAGGGTGTTATCTATTAACTGGTAAACTTCTTTTGGTTATGGCGACCACCCACAATTTATTGTGCTTTAATACATACCAACATTATTAACTCACTTGTATTTAATTTTCAAAGAACAAATTTTTAACACCTTATAAAATAAAAAGACAATCATTGCTGACTGCCTTAATACTTATTCAAATCTTTATCTACATAACAAAACTTTATGCGTCCCTGACTGTCTTAATACTTATTCAAATATTTTCCCACCTAACAAAACTTTATGCGTCCCTAACTATTTACCACATTTAAGCCCAAAATATCCAATTGTTCTTGTTTAACAACACTAGGAGCATGCGTTAACATATCACTACCCTTAGTATTCTTAGGAAAAGCAATCACATCACGAATACTATGACTATTACTTAATAACATTATTAAGCGGTCTAATCCCAAAGCAATACCACCATGAATTGGTGCTCCATAGGATAAAGCATTCAAAAGAAAACCAAATTTTTCCTTTTGTTCTTCAACAGAAACTTGTAAAAACTCTAACATTTTTTGTTGCATTTCAAGATTATGAATTCGCATTGAACCACCACCAACTTCATAACCATTCAATACTAAATCATAAGCCTGAGACTTGACTAACATCGGATTACTAGTAAAATCAATTTCATCTTTAATATTAGGACGCGTAAAGGGATGATGGGCAGCAACAAATTTTTTGCTTTCATTATCATAAGCAAATAATGGTCAATTTACAACTCATAAAAATTGATAATCTTCATTAGTAAAAAGATTTAATTGT is drawn from Spiroplasma endosymbiont of Clivina fossor and contains these coding sequences:
- the coaE gene encoding dephospho-CoA kinase (Dephospho-CoA kinase (CoaE) performs the final step in coenzyme A biosynthesis.), giving the protein MLIIAITGKIGSGKSIVSNYLQKKGAYCIDMDILSQEIRTLPKVIKTIKKRFGSVAFTDNELDTKKLRTIIFNDPKERLKLNNIMWPLLKKSLQQQIKNHNDKTLIIVEAAVILQAKWNKLVNKIIFVNSDWETRVKRIIERDNLTVEEIMKISQQQDDYETYKDVIDYQIINNDSTKELYRQIDEIFEKEQWNI
- a CDS encoding transposase family protein; this encodes MKTQVIIEKDSKKIISSDFSYGKNHDFKILKDSKIKFLPETTVLVDLGYQGIQKINHNVLIPKRKSKKNPLNKEEKQNNERISKMRIVIENVFAILKKFKIISEKYRNRRKRFALRFNLIASIYNLQLLV
- a CDS encoding transposase family protein → MKFKKNNQISDKNFLRLTGIKHTTFNKMLEILKIEELKKRFRRGRTNKLSLENRILMTLEYWREYRTYFHIAKSYDISESSCYRNIKWIEDTLIKHPNFQQLTGQKSLLKDYFKDKTVIIDVTESQIQRPKKDKNSTTQEKRKNTQ
- a CDS encoding IS1/IS1595 family N-terminal zinc-binding domain-containing protein gives rise to the protein MEKIIQELVNTLTDDQFLEFYEKVKQQAELIKKQKQLNEIDQKFRAQGIKCPKCESYHCVKNGHNSEGKQKYLCKNCRASFDAFRNHFIYWSHLNYEQWNLLIQISLLGQSSKTISRFIKTTLKTAWYNRQKLMKSKQLENTQLKFKKLSGKIQIDETFIKEIHKGNFKYKTDPRRIHLDPFATNTKCCIQMAINNNNNIYVKSTNTKRLQKQWVIENMNKELINENSIITSDMQKLYFLVAKQTNSTLCVTKTTINPEASYRNLNNKISKLQSSLKEALIHYHGLGFTNIQNYLNLWKWKYQHKGLTPNQQTAVLYFNV
- a CDS encoding IS1/IS1595 family N-terminal zinc-binding domain-containing protein, which produces MEKIIQELVNTLTDDQFLEFYEKVKQQAELIKKQKRLNEIDQKFRAQGIKCPKCESYHCVKNGHNSEGKQKYLCKNCRASFDAFRNHFIYWSHLNYEQWNLLIQISLLGQSSKTISRFIKTTLKTAWYNRQKLMKSKQLENTQLKFKKLSGKIQIDETFIKEIHKGNFKYKTDPRRIHLDPFATNTKCCIQMAIDNNNNIYVKSTNTKRLQKQWVIENMNKELINENSIITSDMQKLYFLVAKQTNSTLCVTKTTINPEASYRNLNKISKLQSSLKEALIHYHGLGFTNIQNYLNLWKWKYQHKGLTPNQQTAVLYFNV
- the rplA gene encoding 50S ribosomal protein L1, with the translated sequence MVIVKKSRYSKNYQKVSQIFDKTKIYSIDEAVSLVKKTSITKFDATVELVFLLNVDPRHADQQLRGALVLPAGTGKKQRILVLTNTMNQVAIDNKADFVGGKDLIEKIQKENWFDFEVIIATPDIMAELGKIGKILGPKGLMPNPKTGTVTTDVQKAIAEIRKGKIEYRVDKQGNVHVIIGKVSFSEEQLKENYQAIYETLRKVRPAAVKGAYVKNISLSTTMGPAIKVAIEH
- the rplK gene encoding 50S ribosomal protein L11, with the translated sequence MAKKIKRIAKLQFNAAQAKPGPELASLGINMPQFCIAFNDATKTRMGDVVPVVITAYDDKSFDFVLKTTPAAILLKRAANIEKGSSSSKKEKAATITEDKIREIAEYKMVDLNANDIEKAMKIIEGTARNMGIVVEKLSKEEQK
- a CDS encoding IS1/IS1595 family N-terminal zinc-binding domain-containing protein, which produces MEKIIQELVNTLTDDQFLEFYEKVKQQAELIKKQKRLNEIDQKFRAQGIKCPKCESYHCVKNGHNSEGKQKYLCKNCRASFDAFRNHFIYWSHLNYEQWNLLIQISLLGQSSKTISRFIKTTLKTAWYNRQKLMKSKQLENTQLKFKKLSGKIQIDETFIKEIHKGNFKYKTDPRRIHLDPFATNTKCCIQMAIDNNNNIYVKSTNTKRLQKQWVIENMNKELINENSIITSDMQKLYFLVAKQTNSTLCVTKTTINPEASYRNLNKISKLQSSLKEALIHYHGLGFTNIQNYLNLWKWKYQHKGLTPNQQTAVLYFNV